One Oncorhynchus keta strain PuntledgeMale-10-30-2019 chromosome 34, Oket_V2, whole genome shotgun sequence genomic window, CTCTCTTACAGATTCCTCCAGCACCAAGACCGTGTGAGCCCAGCATAGTGTCCATGTTCTTCCCCATTTAGACTACAGAGAACTAGGGAGTAGAAACCTATCAGTGTTTTGTTACCATGAGAAGAGAACATACGTGAGGACATACCTGTAGCAGCTGAGAGGACTGGCCTAACCCTGAGTCTGCTTTTCTGGAGCAGATTCCCAattccagtcctccagtacccccaacagcagatgtttttgttgtagccctggaTGAACATgcctgattcaactcattgagcGATTGCtaattagttgacaagttgaatcagatGTGCTTGTCCAATGTGTATTGTTGGGGAACACTGTCGTAGAGGATATTTATCGTTCTGTGCCTTCCACTATGACTGACTTATGGGGTAATGTTTTAGCATTTTGTTAatgtattgttattttatttatcttGGTGTTTGAGCTACATGTCTGTTTGGGAGGTTGAACAGCAGTGACAAATGGGTCTAGATCGCCACCTTCTGGTTTACAATGAGCTTGCAGGAGTTTGTTTTATTGTGGAGCGCAACCAGAATTGGTTTATGTTACTACTTCAGCTTTGTGGGAAACTTTACCAAAGCAGAAACTCACAAGTGTGCAGTATAGCTCCAAGTTCTATTTGAGGCTCATACTGGCGAAGGAAATGTATTGAGTACCAACGCAATTTAAGCGGTGTCAAATAGTATGATGTAGATGCTGTATGTTgagcatttacatttaagtcatttagcagatgctcttatccagagaaacCTACAGTAGTGAATGCATACCTTTTCACATTTGTTCATACCGCTCCcccgtgggaattgaacccacaagcCTGACATTGTAAGTGCcacactctaccaactgagccacaccgAGCACAATGTTTTTAGGTAGCATGGCTGATACACTTGAACATTCTGGACAGATTTCCTGGACCCAAATGAAGCTTATTCCTGTACATAAAAAGCATGCTCAATGGGGAATATCCATTGGAAGTGCATCTTGGTCCAGGAGTAGGCTTAAGCTGGGTACTGGAAACGGACCCTCTGAGCATTATGCCAACTGAGTCCGACATATAGCCTATTGTTGTCAAGACTGATTGTAAACGTGGCTACAGAACGTGGCTATCATCTTTCAGCTTGTTCCTTATTTTAGGCACTGAACATATCACTGCACCTCTTTCAATGTGAGTTAGCGGGCTGATCTACAGGCAAAACTGGCCTAATGTGCTTTGTCCAAAAATGCATGTAGAAGTTTGACTATAACTTGTATCACTGTAGTGATAATTTGACTGTTACCTGTGAAAATGTAAGGACAGTTTTAGCAATGAGATGCAATCACACACATTTGTGAAAGCACTTTGTGGGCTTACTTTCTCTCACAATCTTTACAGTTGTATGGGGGctttttgtatgtttttttttttttttacattgactgTTTGGAGAAAATGCTAAATTCAGTAGTACAAATTGTTCGGGAACATTTTTGAAAGCCTCAACATTGTCACTTGCTTCTTTACAGCAGCTAGAGCCTAGCTATTAATGTACAGATTTCTAAACTGCATGTTTTTGATGATGTTTGTATTTATTAGATCTGCACTCTGACCCTGAGTCTTgacttttaattaaaaaaaacaaatgatactgTCTGTTTACTTATTGCTTTCACAGTATATGTTGTAATACCAATGGTATCAACCTCCAGCCACTGGGATGCGCTTCTCTGGACAACCAAGAGAGGGCGGGAGGTTACGTGGGTTTTGCGGTGGGTGACTGGATTTGCAGTGTAACTTTTGATAGCCATATATCATAAGTAAATTGTATTCTAGTGAGGTGTAGAATCTAAAATTCCTAACTCACAATTGTATCTGTCAGGCCTATGTTCTCTTCAGCATTCCAAATTAACTATTTCTCACAGATGGGCTACCTTATTGCCTGCCAACTTCCGTCACTAAAGACCAAAGGTCAGATGTAAAACTATGAAAGCAGAACTGATTTTTCCCGGATGGTAACATGCACTCCCAGACTGCATAGCATATTTGAAGCTTGATGTTTTATAGGGGCGTGGCGTGTATCGGTCCAGGGTGATGACTTACTGAATTCACTCATGCATGGTCACACAATGTGACAGTCGCGATGGCTGGGAATGGGAGTGAGCTGCGCTTCGCGGAAACCCATCTTCAAGTTCAATTCGTCTCGAAAAACTAACTTTTTTTGCTCAAATTGGCGGCGAATCCACGTGTGAAGTTTGAATGAATAACTTGGCCTGGCTTCGTTTAAAAGAGTTTGGTAAACTGGCAGAGGTGCCAGGATTTGGTGAAGAGGGGAGGGTACCAGCTTCCCTGGGAGTTCTGTAGGCTATCCGACGCACTCAAAATATGGCACCAATGGCAGATGGATATTGCTTTCCATATTTAAATTGGGCATCTCCTGTCTAAGGTACGATTGAAATGAGGTGCGAGTATCTTTCCTGGCACTCGTACTGATGTGATGCTGGTTACTGGTAACTCGTATCAATGGACATTTTATTTAATGAACATTTAAATGTTGAGTATTTAATTATTAGAAATTACAGTAGTGACCTATTATAATCGGTCAAACAATACGATAAAGGTATATGGGAGCTAAAAAAATAAAGCCAGTGGACACAAAGCCTATCTGGCACCCTCTGTATTGTCGATTTGTGAGGCAGCACACTTTGTAGGTTACTGTTGGCTGCCTGAACTTGATCGAGTTAATTATTATGACTTATTTAATGGTCTTCAAAACCTTCATAAATCATCTGATATTCAACCTATTCGATTTGTATAATATGATGGGATATTTTCTGGACTGATACACGTGATTAAACAAAACAAATGTTGAGACAAAGAACATACAACATTCCAACCTTATCAGATAGGCTATTCTAATACTGTAGTCCTTATAGCAGTAATAAtgataatacaaataataatataaataaatattaaaCAAATAACTTTTAAAGCATTTCGAGTTTTGTATGTGTATTTTTGACTGTTTCATACGGTCATGTATTTATCCAATCTTTAGGTGCGCGTTTCTTTTCGATCAAAGTATTTCTCTTGATTAGCATTTCAAATTCTGATGAGACAAGCATTCATTTGGGGTATGTCACGTTTAGTATGTTTATAATGTTAACACGTTTAATATATATTTCATATGTATTTGCCGTGAAGGAAAAACAAGAATCCCACATTATTTTCATCAGGATACAAACTATACGGTGGGATGTTGATATGGAGAAATAGGTTGAAACATGTCTCAACTCTCGAGATTAACATTTCTTTGCCTATCAATTCTGTGTCAAAATGCCTTGTTTTTCCAATCTAATTAATATCTTAATTTATGACGCCAATTAATATTTATGAATCAGGGCATGGTCATTTTCACTTCAATAAGAGTTTTAAAAAATAACAGTAAACCAAAAAAAAATACCTATCACGTGTGTCAGTCTGCTTAAAGATAAGGGAATAAACGTTTGATGTAAATAAACGAATTAACATATTCATCCattaatttatatattttttctttccAGGTGTCATATTTATTCTGAACCCTAGTCGATGGATTTATTACCCTCAATACAAGAACATTTGAGTAAGTTCCAACCGTTTTATGTTTCTGCTTGTGTTTTGCTTTTGGTGTGAATAGTAGATTGATAGGCCTCTACTGGCAAGTTCATGTGCACAAAGCTAACCAAGCACTATACATAGATAACACATGcgcggaatacaacaggtgtagtagaccttacagtgaaatgcttacttacaagcccttaaccaacaatacagtttcaagaaaatacctaaaaaaaaaagTCAGAGTATTTGTCTTCATTCTCCTGTATTCAACAGTGTTTTTTTGTGACGAGGGCTGGCAAATGTTGTGCAATGTCTTAGTTTCAAACGTATATTCAGAGGTTAGTTAAAATCATTCTCATAGCTTGTTTTTGAGGATCACATATGGGGAAAGTGTAATCTGGTTATTCCTTTTGGTTTTAACTTATGCAGTATGACAGTATACATTGTTAAATAGTTAATAGCTTAGTCAATATATGTAATTATGAATATGGTGTCTTTGCATTTATTGGCTGCAATTTCTTATATAATTGACCATTAAATTGCCATTAAAATAGCACACGTTTTGTTTTACAACTGTGTTACAGATGTATTAGATTTAGCTAATGAATTATTAGCATGTTAAAAGAGGCCTATAGCTGTCCCTGTTCTCAATGAAAATGTAATTCTGTACATCACAGGATATAAAGGCCTATTAGATGTTGAAGATTGTATGTTATATCGTTGGACTTGACACCTAAGGCTCTGTTGGATCTGTAACAGTGGGAGTCGTGTGTGTCAGGGCCAACACACCGCAGTCCAACCTCTGCTCACTGCTGTTTTTGACCATTATAATGTTGATCTCAGCAAATGCCTGCTGGGTAGTGGAGCGagcaggtgagagacagagaaagagagagggagtgcgtgtgtgtatgtgtgacagtgACCGAGAGAAAGTtttagagagagaacaggagagtgaAAGAGTGTTAGCATAAATGTCAGGTTCATAGTTAATGCTAAATAGAGAAATAGGGGGCTTCACAAAATTCTGTGGCGTTACAGAACATTTCTATACCGTTCACTTGCTTTGACCGATTGTTCGATTCAAATAATTGATTTAGCAGTTAACGCCAATGACTTCTTCAAGGCCATTTTATGGAATTAATTTTAATAAGCGCTTAATGTGTTGTGCCGATGTGAAGTGTGATTAAACCTTTGTATGTTTGTGGGTGACGCGACCATTGCTTGCTCTCTCTAGGTTTGTAGTGTTTCTCTGTCCTTTATCCCCCTGCAGTTTATTCTGGATTATTCATGCTTTATGTTACATGGTATCACTTTAACAGGTAACTGAcaatctctttccccctctctgtcttttcaTCCCgtcatccttctctcctccctctgttcacTCCAGACTGTACTTTCTCCCTAGGGTATAAATCTGGAAGCATGGGTGACTGGAGCTTTCTGGGGCGTCTGTTGGAGAATGCACAGGAACACTCAACAGTAATCGGCAAGGTCTGGCTGACTGTCCTCTTCATCTTTAGGATCCTGGTGCTGGGAGCGGCAGCCGAGGACGTGTGGGGCGACGAGCAGTCTGACTTCACCTGCAacacacagcagcctgggtgTGAGAACGTCTGCTATGATGAGGCTTTCCCCATCTCGCACATCCGCTTCTGGGTGCTGCAGATCATCTTTGTGTCCACGCCCACCCTCATCTACCTGGGTCACGTACTGCACATCGTCCGCATGGAGGAGAAGCGGAAAGAGAAGGATGAGGAGCTGCGAAAGGCCAACAGACTCCAGGAGGAAAAGGAACTCCTTTACAATGAAGGAGGGGATgcaaggggagggggaggtggtaaAAAAGAGAAGCCACCTATCAGGGATGAGCATGGCAAGATCCGCATTAGGGGTGCCCTGTTGCGCACCTATGTGTTCAACATCATTTTCAAGACCCTTTTTGAAGTGGGGTTCATTTTAGGTCAATATTTACTTTATGGCTTCCAGCTGAGGCCGCTATACAAGTGTGCACGGTGGCCTTGCCCCAACACTGTGGACTGCTTCATATCTAGGCCCACTGAAAAGACGATTTTCATCATATTTATGCTTGTGGTGGCTTGCGTGTCTCTTTTGCTGAATTTGTTAGAGATCTATCACCTTGGGTGGAAGAAAGTTAAACAGGGAATGGTCACCCCTGATCATGTGTTGTTGCCCCGCTCTGATGGTGTGGGGCCGGAGTCCATAACTTCTGCCCCCAGAACTGCCCTTCCCAACCTCAGCTACCCACCGACGTACACGGACGTGACAGCTGGGAGTGGTGCGTTCCTGCGGCCCAAGGTAGAGGCCTCCCCGGCAGAGTTCAAGATGGACCCCCTGCAGGAGGGGCCCTCGTCCTCCTACTACAtgagcagcaacaacaaccaaaGGCTGACCACGCAGCAGAACTGGGCCAACCTGGCCACCGAGCAGCAGACTCGGGAGATGAAGgccacatccccctcctcctccccttcctctgccCCTTCCTCCGCCCCCTCCTCTGATAGTAAGCAGCAGCCTTGTAATGCTGCTCCCCCCACCAccagccccagctccagctccagtGGGGGCAGTTTGAGTGAGGGGAATGTTGATCAGGAGGAAGGCCATGTCACCACCACAGTGGAAATGCATGAGCCCCCCGTCATGGTCACAGACCCTCGCCGGCTCAGCAGGGCCAGCAAgagcagcagcatcagagccaGGCCCAACGACTTGGCAGTATAGTCAGTCCCCCTACACCTCCAACCTTCCAAAGCCCTCCCAACCACCCCAATGATTTTCTATAAAAAatgattaaaataaataaataataataattggagGCAATGTGAGGTAAGGGTCTGGAGTTGccaaatatatatattaacagCAGTTAATATCAGTGCAATTGGTGAGTTGTAGCATATGCATTATGATACAAAAAAATGTGCCGTGTGATTGTGCAATGTGCGTTAAAATGGTCTCACAGGCCAAAGGCTTCAATATACTGGACATCATGGGACTTTAGGGTTCTCATTCCACTTTAAAATGGCCAAGTAACTTTTTTGTTTGAATTCGGTTTCAATGGCCTAGTATGTGTCAATGTGCTCTTGTCAacagtggttgttgttgttgtgtttatttgATGAACATAAAAGCCTATTTATTCCAATTAGGAATGATACTGTACATTCATCAAGTCGTTGAGTTCGATTGGCAAATTGCTGAGAACCAATTTCGAATAAAACTGTAATGTGGAACAAGTACAGGGTGTTTTGAGACTAGTTGTTTGTTTAGTATATTTTCTCTTTTGCTGTTATACAAGTTGAACCTTTCTTAAAGATCCAAGGCAGCCGTTTTTAACtcaatatcaaattatttctggATAACAACCTGTGATTTTGTTTCGATTAAAATGGTGGGGGAAAAAGAagagcttcttagcaaagagcaaatCCTCCAAGCAAGAATGTTcttaggactgtctgggagtggtctgagtggggaggggaaaactgaaaactagctgttattggcagagagattTGCAACGCTCtatcttattggtctattaactataTCACCAGGCAGGTAAAGagtccatcccaccaaaacaggcagaaacttcaggcagtcttttcaaacagctcaaCACTAAAGGGCTCTTCactgtattattccaacctcatagtgtggaaatagaaaacacaggaaaatcacatttttaataGCACTAGgcttttaaaatacattttttttaaacaattgttTTGTGTATCATAGAAAGTCCATTGCAAGACAAACTAAATCAGGTGCATGTATGCTCTCATCCTTTCTTTAGGGTTAAGTATGCTGTACAATGTCAGCAATGACACAGGTATGGGGATAATAACATTTGCTTGTTCATTATAGAACTTTTATCTTGTACTTTATGACACTGCCTGAATTTCACAGTCTAAATTACTTTTAGAATATTCAGGAAATAGCTTAGCTATCAGTGTTTGGAAATACATTTTTTGTATTATGTGTTTGAAGAGTAATGGTGGAATCTGTAAATGCAAAACTACAACTCACTGATTCACTAACAGGTCTACAGGTACATTTCTTTGTCTTAGTTTTACCCAGGATCCACTTACTGAACACATAAGTTACACAAAAACTATAAGAAAATGATGGGTCAAAACTAGGAGTTGAATGTATTCTTGTAGTCCACCTGTTATTACTGTAAGTTCCATAGTTCCAGACCCTGCTCCTACATTTGATTCTCGAATGCAGAAATTAAGCAAATTAACGTACATTTTTTTTGCCTGAAATTAGAAAGCATACTGACATATGCACAATGAAAAGTTGACATCCAATTTTCAAGAGGTTGAAAACAAAATAAACCCAAATGCTTTGAATTAAGAGGGTAAATAAACCAATTATAGGATATTTAAGTATCACACATCTTGCAAATGTGAAGAAACTAGATTAACAACACCATCTAAAAGGCTGACATGTTAAACATTTCCAAATAGTTTTTCCAGATGTTTAGTTCAATCAAAAGTAACAAAGCTTTTTGATTTGACTGGCAAGATGTGTTTATATACACagaaccagtcaaaggtttggacacacctagtcattccagggtttttctttatttggactattttctacattatagaataacagtgatgacatcaaaactatgaaatgacacacatggaatcatgtagtaaccaaaaaagtgttaaacaaatcaaaatatattttatatttgagtttcttcaaagtagccaccctttgccttgatgacagctttgcacactcttggcattctctcaaccttcTTCAATTTTCAGGTCACCTtgttaaaaagttaatttgtggaatttctttccttcttaaagcgtttgagccaatcagttgtgttgtgacaaggtagggttggtttacagaatatagccctatttggtaagagACCAAATccttattatggcaagaacagctaaattaactgcacctcagattgcagcccaaataaaatgtttcagagttcaagtaacagacacatctcaacatcaactgttcagagactttgtgaatcaggccttcatggtcaaattgctgcaaagaaaccacttctaaaggacaccaataataagaagagacttgcttgggccaagaaacatgagcaatggacattagaccggtggaaatctgtcctttggtctgatgagtccaaagtagagatttttggttccaaccgccgtgtctttgtgagacgcagagtaagtgaacCGATGATCTCCGCATCTGTGGTTCcccccgtgaagcatggaggaggatgaggtgtgatggtgtgggggtactttgctggtgacactgtcattgatttatttagaattcaaggcacacttaagcaGCATGTCTACCACTTCATTCGGAAGCGATACGCCATGcaatctggtttgtgcttagtgggactatcatttgtttttcaacaggacaatgaccccaaacacacctccaggctgtgtaaggtctaattgaccaagaaggagagtgatggagtgctgcatcagatgagctGACCTCCACAatgaccacctctcaacccaattgagatggtttgggatgagttggaatgcagagtgaaggaaaagcagccaacaagagcttcaagacggtt contains:
- the LOC118371556 gene encoding gap junction alpha-3 protein-like isoform X2; the encoded protein is MDLLPSIQEHLRYKSGSMGDWSFLGRLLENAQEHSTVIGKVWLTVLFIFRILVLGAAAEDVWGDEQSDFTCNTQQPGCENVCYDEAFPISHIRFWVLQIIFVSTPTLIYLGHVLHIVRMEEKRKEKDEELRKANRLQEEKELLYNEGGDARGGGGGKKEKPPIRDEHGKIRIRGALLRTYVFNIIFKTLFEVGFILGQYLLYGFQLRPLYKCARWPCPNTVDCFISRPTEKTIFIIFMLVVACVSLLLNLLEIYHLGWKKVKQGMVTPDHVLLPRSDGVGPESITSAPRTALPNLSYPPTYTDVTAGSGAFLRPKVEASPAEFKMDPLQEGPSSSYYMSSNNNQRLTTQQNWANLATEQQTREMKATSPSSSPSSAPSSAPSSDSKQQPCNAAPPTTSPSSSSSGGSLSEGNVDQEEGHVTTTVEMHEPPVMVTDPRRLSRASKSSSIRARPNDLAV
- the LOC118371556 gene encoding gap junction alpha-3 protein-like isoform X1 produces the protein MDLLPSIQEHLNCTFSLGYKSGSMGDWSFLGRLLENAQEHSTVIGKVWLTVLFIFRILVLGAAAEDVWGDEQSDFTCNTQQPGCENVCYDEAFPISHIRFWVLQIIFVSTPTLIYLGHVLHIVRMEEKRKEKDEELRKANRLQEEKELLYNEGGDARGGGGGKKEKPPIRDEHGKIRIRGALLRTYVFNIIFKTLFEVGFILGQYLLYGFQLRPLYKCARWPCPNTVDCFISRPTEKTIFIIFMLVVACVSLLLNLLEIYHLGWKKVKQGMVTPDHVLLPRSDGVGPESITSAPRTALPNLSYPPTYTDVTAGSGAFLRPKVEASPAEFKMDPLQEGPSSSYYMSSNNNQRLTTQQNWANLATEQQTREMKATSPSSSPSSAPSSAPSSDSKQQPCNAAPPTTSPSSSSSGGSLSEGNVDQEEGHVTTTVEMHEPPVMVTDPRRLSRASKSSSIRARPNDLAV